A genomic segment from Desulfurella amilsii encodes:
- a CDS encoding ATP-binding cassette domain-containing protein, which translates to MLTLENIKYSRNSKEIIKGVNISFEEEKITSIIGSNGVGKSTLAYIIMGLSDYKPNEGKIYLDDNDITNFSITDRARLGISLLWQEPARFEGLSVKNYLSLGGKIKLDDIKEALNLVRLNPDVYLSRFVDKKLSGGERKRVEIASCILLKPKFLIMDEPDSGIDLMSLDMIVDIMKHLKENDTGVIVITHREEIANHSDYSYLICDGRVLKSGACSDIIDYYRSTCDVCDNVNTPKEQEI; encoded by the coding sequence ATGTTAACATTAGAAAATATAAAATACTCTCGCAACTCAAAAGAAATCATAAAAGGTGTAAACATCAGCTTTGAAGAAGAAAAAATTACATCCATTATTGGAAGCAATGGTGTGGGTAAATCAACACTTGCTTATATAATAATGGGATTGTCCGATTATAAACCTAATGAAGGAAAGATTTACTTAGACGACAATGATATAACAAATTTTAGCATTACAGATCGTGCTCGATTAGGCATTAGCTTGCTGTGGCAAGAGCCTGCTCGATTTGAAGGTTTAAGTGTTAAAAATTATTTAAGTTTGGGTGGGAAAATAAAATTAGATGATATAAAAGAAGCATTAAATCTAGTAAGACTCAACCCCGATGTTTATCTATCGCGTTTTGTTGATAAAAAATTATCAGGCGGTGAGCGCAAAAGGGTGGAAATTGCAAGTTGTATACTATTAAAGCCGAAATTTTTAATTATGGATGAGCCAGATTCAGGTATAGATTTGATGAGTTTAGATATGATAGTAGATATTATGAAACACTTAAAAGAAAATGACACAGGCGTTATCGTTATAACTCACAGAGAAGAAATTGCAAACCACAGTGATTATTCCTATTTGATTTGCGATGGTAGAGTGCTAAAAAGTGGTGCATGTAGCGATATTATAGACTACTATAGAAGCACATGCGATGTATGCGATAATGTAAATACGCCAAAGGAGCAAGAAATATGA